One window of the Hoplias malabaricus isolate fHopMal1 chromosome Y, fHopMal1.hap1, whole genome shotgun sequence genome contains the following:
- the si:ch211-246m6.4 gene encoding transcription factor 15, producing the protein MGFADWFHTEDALSSSQQFFRHFLISPKTETRNPQGNRSETAAAGCYFHSKIKSYGKPTAPRTTLQTSTLQTALHTAPRPPPISMKSTGPRDHQPTSLSSPSEPEELDSGSESSEKSVGECMRRPPRGVRKLGGVSKQRQAANARERDRTHSVNSAFSALRTLIPTEPADRKLSKIETLRLASSYIAHLANVLLLGEGASEGTPCLQFRSVLQGGATRTALRPICTFCLGNQRKMMRAVEKQSPRT; encoded by the exons ATGGGATTCGCTGACTGGTTCCATACTGAGGATGCTCTATCGAGCTCACAACAGTTTTTTAGGCACTTCCTCATCAGCCCAAAAACAGAAACC AGGAACCCCCAAGGCAACAGATCGGAAACAGCTGCCGCCGGCTGCTATTTTCACTCCAAAATAAAGAGCTATGGAAAGCCAACGGCCCCCAGGACCACCCTCCAAACCTCCACCCTCCAAACAGCCCTCCACACAGCCCCCAGACCTCCACCCATCAGCATGAAGTCCACCGGGCCAAGAGACCACCAGCCCACTAGCCT cTCCTCCCCCTCAGAGCCAGAAGAGTTGGACAGTGGCAGTGAGAGCTCGGAGAAGTCAGTGGGGGAGTGTATGAGGCGACCCCCTCGAGGTGTGCGAAAGCTTGGGGGTGTCAGTAAGCAGCGGCAGGCGGCAAATGCTCGGGAACGTGATCGGACACACAGTGTGAACTCGGCCTTCAGTGCGCTGAGGACCCTCATCCCCACAGAGCCAGCTGACAGGAAGCTGTCCAAGATCGAGACACTGCGGCTGGCCTCCAGCTACATTGCACACCTTGCTAATGTCCTGCTGCTGGGAGAGGGCGCTAGCGAAGGGACACCCTGCTTGCAGTTCCGCAGTGTCCTGCAGGGCGGTGCCACACGCACAGCTCTCAGACCTATCTGCACATTCTGCCTCGGTAACCAGCGGAAGATG ATGCGAGCCGTGGAGAAGCAAAGCCCACGGACCTGA